Genomic window (Leptolyngbya sp. 'hensonii'):
GAGTTTGGTCTGATTGTTCAACCTCAGGGTAAGACCAGCATTGCAACCCTGACGGGAAGTGTCCTCACCACAGCGCGGGGCCAGTCTATTCCCGTCAATGCGGGTTCTCAGAACTTCACGATTCCTGGAGAACCCCCGACTCCTTCTGTACCTTTGCGAGAGGACACCTCTCTGAGAAGTCGATTTCTCTTCATGATTGAAGGGGGAGTCCGGAAAGTTCGCCTGGTCGGTCAGGTTGATCCGGTAAATGCAGTCATTGTGGCTGGAGTGCCCACGGCAACCGATCGCAACGGTCAGTTCAGCGCCGTGTTTTTGGTTCCGTCCAAACTTCGCATTGACGTTATTGTGATCACTCCCTTAGGGAAACGGCAGGTTCATGAACTTAGCATTCCGTGAACTGAAGTGGCAGTTATTGCCGGGTGTATTGGCTGCGTTGGCGATCGCCATCCTGCTCTACCTGCAGATGTTTCAACCTCTGGAGCAAGCTGCTTATGGAACCCTGTTTCGTCTGCGGGGAGCCCTACCCTGGGATCAACGGGTGGTGGTGGTGGCGATCGATGATGCCAGTGTCAAGCAACTGGGGCGTTTTCCCTGGCCTCGACAGCGTTATGTCGAATTGATGAGCCTGTTAACCCGTCATCAGGCCAGTATCGTGGCCTTTGATTTGCTTTGGTCTGAAAATAGTCCTGACGATGGGGAATTGGCCCAGTCCCTGAATCATCATGGTGGGGTGGTTCTGGCTCAAGCCTGGGATAACACCGGTCTGCCCCTGTTGCCGGTTCCAGAGCTACATAATGCGGCCATTTCAACGGGGCACATTATGGAACGGGAAGATGCTGACGGCCAAACCCGGCAAGTGGCGTTGCAGATTCAGGATGCACCAGCATTGGGAATTGCTGTTCTGGAGGCCTATGGCTTGGTTCGAGAGCCGATCTCCTTACCTCCGGTAGAGCGGTTTCTCTGGATCAACTGGCCCGGTCCCATCCGTCAGTTGCAGCAGTACTCTTTCAAAGATGTCCTCCAGAATCGCATTCCACCCGAGCGCTTGCGCCACAAAATTGTCCTGGTTGGGGTAACGGCCCTTGGCTTTGATACCCTCCTGACCCCCTTTGATCAGCAACCCCTGGCCAGCGGGGTGCATCTTCAGGCAGCGGTGTTGACCAATCTGTTGCATGGCAATGGGTTGCATCCTGTGTCACCCAGGTGGCTGGGCTTGGTGTTGCTGCTGGGGGGACCTGGCTTAAGCGTGCTTCTGACCCGTTGGCCGCTCAAGCAGCAGTTGTTCATTAGCGTGGGCCTCCTGGTTGGTTGGGGCCTATTGAGCTTAGGGTTATTTCGCTTCAACTTCTGGATTCCAGTTGCGTCTCCGATGGCCCTGATTCTGGTTACATCCGGTTCCGTGTTTTTGCATGAACGCATTCGAGTGAACCGATTGTTGCATCGGCAGGTCCGTCAACTCTGGCAGGCCTACCTGCAGAAAGGAACATTCCAAATTATTACGCCAGATGCCACGATCGTGGCCCGCAATCAACCGGCAGCTCTCCAGCCTGCAACCCAACTGGCACTTCTGGCAGAACAGTTTGGCTACCTCAGCCAGCAATTAGCGGAGCGCACCCAGCAACTGGAAATTGTGAATAAGGAACTGGAAGCGTTCAGCTATGCCGTTTCCCACGATCTTCGGGCTCCCTTGCGACGGATTGATGGGTTTAGCCAGATTTTGTTAGAGGAATATGCTGAGCAACTGGATGGGACAGGCCAGGATTATTTGCAACGCATCCAGGCTTCTAGTGGTCGGATGGGAGAACTGATTGAGGATCTTTTAACGTTATCTCGCATCACCCGGAGTCAGCTTCATCGCACAACCTTTAACCTGAGTACCCTGGCCCAGGGAATTGCAACGGAATTACAGCAAACCCAGCCTGATCGATCGGGTGAATTTATCATTGCCCCTAACCTGCTGGTGAATGGGGATGTCAGACTCCTGAAAGTGGCCCTGGAGAATTTGCTCTCTAATGCCTGGAAGTACACCAGTAAATGTGACCAGGCCCGGATTGAATTAGGATTGTTACCCAGTGAACTCGGTGAAAAAACAAAAACTCCGATTTATTTTGTCCGTGACAATGGCGCAGGTTTTAATATGAGCTACGCTGATAAGCTGTTTGTGGCATTCCAACGTCTGCATACAACAGAAGAGTTTCCTGGGACTGGGGTGGGCTTAACCACAGCTCAGCGAATTATTCACCGTCATGGGGGAAAAATTTGGGCGGAAGGGGTGGTTGACCAAGGCGCAACGTTTTACTTTACCCTGCAGGTGTAGAGCCTGAGATGCCTGCTAGAAGCGGGTTTCGTATTCTACAACCCCCCTATTGTCTCCCGAAAAATCGGTCGAGCCCCGGACCCGCAACTGATCGTTCAGTTGATAGCGCAATCCGAACTGTGTCGGTTGGTCTACTGTTAGGATCCGCAACACAGAGAGGGAGAGATTGCTGGTAATATCGATGCCAATTTCTGCCGCCAGACCCAAAGCAGAAGCATCGGATGGGGTCCGGGAATCCTTTGAAGTAATCACTGTGGGAAACAGACGGAACTCGCTGAACCCGATCGCATTGCCGATGACATTCTGGATCTGGGTCAGCAGGGCGGAACCTGCCAGGTTAGCCAGGGCCAGGGTGCTATCTCCCCGACCCAGGGTATTCACGAAACTGCCACCCAGCAGGGCAATGATTTCCGTTTGAGTCCGGGCGGGGCTGCTGGTGAGTTCCAGATTGTCAAAAATACGACGGGCAGAGCCCTGAACCCTGGCCTGAATCCGCACAGTTTGCAAGGCTCCCAGACTGGTTGCTGGAACGTCCTCGGTTTCATTCGACGCGAAAATGGAGGTGGAAGAGCGAACCCGTTGACGCACAACTTCTGGCACGGAGGTAATCAGGCGAACATCCAGGGTCGGATTAAGGCCGTCCTTGGGGGTAAAGGTAGCAGTATGCTCATAACCACCAGCCAGATTAAAGGTGGTGGTAAAAATGTTCACCTGACCCGCCACCAAGCGAATTTTTCCTTTGGGACTGAGATCGTCTAAGGGGCCATTCAAGATCAACTCTCCGGTAGCCAGGAACCGCAGAATGGGTTGCTGCGTAATCAGTACGTTGTCTCCCAGAACCAAAGTCAGGTTATTGAATTCAGGGGGAGAGGTTAATTCAGACTCATCTCCAAGGTCAATATCCTGAATTTCATCTCGTTGGACGGCTGTTTCATCAGGCAGAAGCACTTGGCCCCGGGTGAGTCGGATCGTTCCTCCCACCTGGGGATTCAGCAGGGCTCCCGTAATTTCCACATTGCCATCTACCTCGCCCCGATATAATCCCTTCAGGTTCAGATCCAGGTTATTCATCGTCACCATCAGTGCCTCAGCCTGGGCCGAGTCACTGGAGCGGAAGCGGGCAGAAATGGGCAAAATCCCCTGGGCCACCACCTGGCCATCACTGAACAGGGCCTGAATTCCCTTGTCTTCCAGGACGATGCGATCGCGGTCAAATCGAATCGTCCCATTCACTTTAGTTAGGGGTTCCGGTAGAGCCTGGACCTTGAACGTGGCATTTTCAACTCGGGCTGTTCCCGTAGCCAGAGGTTGGTCCAGGGTTCCCCGCACCTGCAGATTTAACTCGCCCGTACCATTCACCCAGGCAACCTGATTGTTCAGGAGGTTAAGGAGTGCCAGCCCTTCATTCTTGACATTGATATCCAGGCTGATTTCCTCTGTTTCGGGGGCAACCAGGGTGAACGGGAGATCGATCGGTAGGCTGCCTGTCACTTGAATTGGCTCTGGCCCCTGCACAATTACGGTTGTGCCAAAACTCAGTCGGTCTTCATTAAAATTGAAGCCGGTACGAGCACTCTGGACCGGTGTCCCATTCAGGGTGCCCTCATCCAGATTCAGTTCTCCAACCACCTGAGGATTCAGCAGATTTCCAGCCAGGGTTGCGTTGCCATTGATCTTACCGGTGATGTTCAGAGGAACGGCGACAAAATCCTGCAGGGCCTCAACGGGTAAATTTTCTACCCGCAGTTGGCCTGCCTGCCGCTCCAGCCCCACCTGCCCTGTAAAGGCCAGCACCGTTTCCCCAGCCTGGAAGCGTAAGGGCAACAAGGTCAACCCCTGTTGATTGAAACTGCCCTTAAGAACAGCCTTCTCGGCAAAGTAGCGATAGTCCGATCGCAACTTTTCCCCTTCGGAATAGTAGCGTTTTCCCCAGCCCCAGTTTTGCCCCTGAATGTCAAAGTTCGCTTCAATCCCTGTCCGGCGAGACCCACTGAATTCAACTTCCCCGCTGTAGGTGCCTGTGACATCAGACAGCTTTGGCAGCAATTGGGCATTGCGCTGGGCTAATTGTTGCTGGAACAGGGTTTGAATTTCAGAAACTCGTTTCAACTGGGTCAGCAGCGGATCATCGGTCTTGCCGACCGGTACAGGCTGCACCTCTGCTGCCCGATTGTAAGTCGGTGCCTGGGCTCCGCGCAAAAGATCTGAAATCTCAAACCATTGCAGGGATTCAAACAGGTCTTGCAAGTTGCCCTGAGCTACTTTGAACTTACCTTTGAACTGAGGGTCTGCGCCCAGAGTCAAGCTCCCATCCAGGGCATAACGACTTTCACCGCGCTGCAATTCTCCCCCAATCAGGGTGGCCACTCCATCGGCATACCGAATCTGCCCCTGAAATTTGTCCCCACTCAGAGCATTGAAGGTTGGCTTCAGGATGGTCACTGTGCCTAACGCGGTCTGTCGAGCCAGATCCACATTAAAGGTGCCCGACACTTCCCGAGCACTGATATTTCCCAAGGCCAGGTTGGTTATGGTTGCCTGCCCTTTAGCGGTGCGCTGGGCCAGATTGACATCAAAAGTTCCTGTGACCTCACCTTTGGCGGGTCCCAGCCCAGGTGGAGTGGGTGGATTGACCAGGGCGATCGGAAAATTCTCGATCTTAACCCGTAAAA
Coding sequences:
- a CDS encoding CHASE2 domain-containing protein, with protein sequence MNLAFRELKWQLLPGVLAALAIAILLYLQMFQPLEQAAYGTLFRLRGALPWDQRVVVVAIDDASVKQLGRFPWPRQRYVELMSLLTRHQASIVAFDLLWSENSPDDGELAQSLNHHGGVVLAQAWDNTGLPLLPVPELHNAAISTGHIMEREDADGQTRQVALQIQDAPALGIAVLEAYGLVREPISLPPVERFLWINWPGPIRQLQQYSFKDVLQNRIPPERLRHKIVLVGVTALGFDTLLTPFDQQPLASGVHLQAAVLTNLLHGNGLHPVSPRWLGLVLLLGGPGLSVLLTRWPLKQQLFISVGLLVGWGLLSLGLFRFNFWIPVASPMALILVTSGSVFLHERIRVNRLLHRQVRQLWQAYLQKGTFQIITPDATIVARNQPAALQPATQLALLAEQFGYLSQQLAERTQQLEIVNKELEAFSYAVSHDLRAPLRRIDGFSQILLEEYAEQLDGTGQDYLQRIQASSGRMGELIEDLLTLSRITRSQLHRTTFNLSTLAQGIATELQQTQPDRSGEFIIAPNLLVNGDVRLLKVALENLLSNAWKYTSKCDQARIELGLLPSELGEKTKTPIYFVRDNGAGFNMSYADKLFVAFQRLHTTEEFPGTGVGLTTAQRIIHRHGGKIWAEGVVDQGATFYFTLQV
- a CDS encoding translocation/assembly module TamB domain-containing protein, which codes for MANSSNSGNRRRPDRQWLWKVLSGVSITLSSLTVAGMVGTVFWVNHFAREELAPLVEASLSEELDRPVKLGRVERVSLSGLRFGPSVIPATPQEPERLNIAAIEVDYNLLRFLTEQAVYLQLRVIGADIYLQQRKDGSWLPELVTEEEEEPGLVTVRVESVKLQNSKVALAPNPEAGKQRPVIQLSQVNGEVAIAYQGGGQEVRLNLTAQMVKGGNADIQAVVTPGAIETRAQIRGRNLSAADVSRLLPLPIDLRAGRLDADLEIKVDRGNEPSLFGTVDFKALTLTAPGLPRPLTGTFGQLQFQGQQIQFKNVRTTYAQIPLQVEGGLNLKTGFDLMVRVQPTRIAVLLDAFTVKLPVPVMGEIRADLRIGGPLDAPRVAGVAQSTQPARINGVEFKQIQTRFELNQPVLYVRSLRALPASGGEIQGKGQVNLASGAIAFNLQADEIPGDAVARDLGVAPGVKIGAVSAIVTVSGLATRPQIYARWRAPQAAYPGSGELIMAGSQILLRNTVLRVAGGTVRAEGVIAEGRFRAIVEASQIQLQQLAKGQRGLASGRVNLTGDLAQFSAAKVRATGQVRLSEGIAPLRGPLVAAFRWDGQKLFLDRATAPDFSADGIIYARLQGAGAPTVTALNLNVRATDYDLRELAAALPNTPLPDNFSFSGRGSFNGKVTGTLNNPSVVGTLRLNNLVVNQVAFDPVLRGTVKYSGTAGADLQLAGKNDRIALNVDRNFQPQSFYLKRDRAIAAGQAQGDILRVKIENFPIALVNPPTPPGLGPAKGEVTGTFDVNLAQRTAKGQATITNLALGNISAREVSGTFNVDLARQTALGTVTILKPTFNALSGDKFQGQIRYADGVATLIGGELQRGESRYALDGSLTLGADPQFKGKFKVAQGNLQDLFESLQWFEISDLLRGAQAPTYNRAAEVQPVPVGKTDDPLLTQLKRVSEIQTLFQQQLAQRNAQLLPKLSDVTGTYSGEVEFSGSRRTGIEANFDIQGQNWGWGKRYYSEGEKLRSDYRYFAEKAVLKGSFNQQGLTLLPLRFQAGETVLAFTGQVGLERQAGQLRVENLPVEALQDFVAVPLNITGKINGNATLAGNLLNPQVVGELNLDEGTLNGTPVQSARTGFNFNEDRLSFGTTVIVQGPEPIQVTGSLPIDLPFTLVAPETEEISLDINVKNEGLALLNLLNNQVAWVNGTGELNLQVRGTLDQPLATGTARVENATFKVQALPEPLTKVNGTIRFDRDRIVLEDKGIQALFSDGQVVAQGILPISARFRSSDSAQAEALMVTMNNLDLNLKGLYRGEVDGNVEITGALLNPQVGGTIRLTRGQVLLPDETAVQRDEIQDIDLGDESELTSPPEFNNLTLVLGDNVLITQQPILRFLATGELILNGPLDDLSPKGKIRLVAGQVNIFTTTFNLAGGYEHTATFTPKDGLNPTLDVRLITSVPEVVRQRVRSSTSIFASNETEDVPATSLGALQTVRIQARVQGSARRIFDNLELTSSPARTQTEIIALLGGSFVNTLGRGDSTLALANLAGSALLTQIQNVIGNAIGFSEFRLFPTVITSKDSRTPSDASALGLAAEIGIDITSNLSLSVLRILTVDQPTQFGLRYQLNDQLRVRGSTDFSGDNRGVVEYETRF